The Rhodamnia argentea isolate NSW1041297 chromosome 10, ASM2092103v1, whole genome shotgun sequence sequence AaggaaactttaaaaaaatgtgtcAAATTgcagttttttaattttcaaaaagttagagatcaaattgcaattttcagaaagttttatcccttttttgttttttaaagcTTCCTGCATATTCTCAATATCTTGTAAATTCTTGTTGGCATTAATAGTTGTATTATGGATTATGAGGAAACCTCTTTTGTTTATGTATTCGTTACAGAACCAATGGTACAATGGTGGTGCACTCCACATGTTCCAAGAGCAAGAGCTTAAAAAGCGAAAATTGAGGAGTTACAATGTGAAATGAAAGCTATAACATGGGATGGATGCGCAGAGTTGGTTGAACATGTTATCAGATTCAACGAGAAATTACAGGATGTTATATGAGCGGGTGGTtgtaggaaagagaaagagttTGAGAAGATTATTGCCTTCAGCAATAGTCTACTTGAATgtgaaatgaactttcttcatGCTCTTTGGGAGGAAAAAGCCCATTTGGACTATAATGTCTTCTTGAAGCTAATATAAGGGAGGACATTAAAATTAAGACGTCGAGGACGTCGACTCTTTCCATTTATACCACCCGCCGCGTGAGTGTGCCCTGGGGCAAGTCGGAGGGATTTGCTTAGGCCGTTATTGTGTGGAATATTTCAAAAAGAGAGCTTCCAAAGCATTTTTACAAGACTTTACTGGTTTATAAGAAAATGCTTGGTGGTTGATGTGTGTTTCTTTAGTATATGATGCTTGGTTTGGGGCTCTTTCTGTTTGAGGCTGTTTCTCTCACGTTGTCTTAATCTTAAGTATTTGAACTCGTTTATGCCCATTCGGTTATGAATAATATATGTTAGCTTTTTGATTATATTGCTTTGATGTTGTTGTTTACTTTTATACATGTATGTTCTTGTGGAGAGTTCGATAAGTTTATGTAACATTTAAAGGAATGCGATTTATATAGATGATTAtgttaatgataatttcaaatgAGGTTCTTTGGATGATGATTAGGAACGTAGTGTACTTTCGAATCTTAAGGTGTTTTGTGTAACTATTCGTTAACATAATTAGTTAGTATAAATATTTATGCATACATGTTAGGCATTAAAAGATTCGTGCAAATAGTGTTTAAAAAACTTTGTGTTCctaaatatcataaaaattcaaaaaaatattaaaatattcagtCGTCGGCCGATCGGcctccacgtcggcgccggcaggccaaaattagccggatggactaaaatggcacaattgcaaaaaatttgggattgaattgacaaaagaaaaaaagtttagaactgaattggcacaattgcaataagtttatgacttcttTGGTAACTTCCCCACTTTTTTTCACTTGAATTGTTCAAAGTAGCACTTTTGACAAGGATTCTTTATGTTAATTCATGTGATTTAGGTAGTGAAAGCATCGTAGATCCATGTTTGCAGATAAGCATCGTAGATCCATGCTTGCATATGCACGTAGCTTAGAGTATTGACGTATTAATTGAGCTCCCATTTTGTGCTAAATATTTGGCTTTTAGGAATTGTCTTTGTCTATGGGCAAACTAACAACGAAATGCCCCATACCATGTTGGCCATATTTGACTGCCGTGATTGACCACATAATATTCCACTTGTTTTTACCCAAACTTGGCCATACTTTGACCGGGCACGACTTTTCCTTCGAACTTTGCATTAACTCCATTTTTGCGCCTACGGAAAGATCTTCAGTAATTTAGATGATGAAAAAGCTCTAAATGTCGCAAGGTCAAacatttcaaatcatttaagtgtgaaaaattttgaaaaatgatttttatgtaCGTTTTTActaaatttgaccaaattttgACCCGACGTAACTTCTTCGTCCAACATCGTTGTACCTAAAGAAGGCTCACGGCTGATAGTTCCAAAATGCGACTCCATTGTAACAGAAGGGTCAGGATGGCAGATTTTTGGTAATCATACCGAACGAACATCCATGATATTTTCTTCGGTAAAACAGCTCTACAATATTTGATGCCTCTACAAATCCTCGGAAATAATGAATGCTGACTAGGAGGCCATTTGTGAATTTAATGGTGAgctgtctttctttcttttctttgggttCTGTAGGAGATTCGTGTTTGCAGCTACCCGTAGCCCTCATTTGATGAATTTAATGGCTGCCCTTCTCTATTATTTCTCACGAAAGGGTAAAGGATCGTTATCGCATTACTTCGGTACATACCAATACAATGATTCCCATCTTATTACTCCAAGCATATACGGCCACATTCAATTTGAAGTGACAAGAGGACAAAGCAGAGGGAATTTCCTTGGAAATGCAAAGCTCAGTTGGAATGACTTAATGCTAATTCCATTTCCTTGGTTTGCTGCTTGCAGGATGGAGAATATGAAGTGATCGTATTTGCACATTACAGGATGAAGAATATAAAGTGATAGCAGGAGCTCATTACATTGCTGAACATAGTCTCATTGATGGTGATGGTAGTCTGCCATCACCATCAATAGCTTCATAGCTGGCTTGAGAATCAACTACCAGTAGATAAAAAACAACTGCACTTTTCGCTCACGAAACAATATGTAATCTAAACGATGGCGGGCATGTAAAATGCCGTCCTCAAAGGTGGACCAAATAGGGATGATCTTCATTGATGCAGCTGCACTTGCACCAAAACACATGATTCTGATCAAGAAATTTGTCTAGATTGAAGATCATCTTCATCGGAACCTGCAGGAGGAGAATACGAGCTTGCTCATAATATAAGCTCGGAAAATGAGTTCACTGGAAGAAAGAACCACCGGGAGCATGGAAACTTCTGTTAGTTCTTATGTCAGTAGGgaatttataaagaaaaataaaagaacccaAAACAAAGCGCTTTCTTGCCAACAAGATAATTGAAGAAGAAACACAGCATATAGAAACGATTACTTCTAATACTAACTCTGCAAGACAGTAAAAGTCAACCGAAAGCTTCGGAAACcaaccttccttttctttccatgtGACAACCATCCTAGCAAGAAACAAACTTTCTCAAACAAACTTTCAGTAGTTCCCAAGTAAAGAAATGTTCCTACAGAGATTTCATCTGTAGTGGGTCCAACATAGTCACCTTCGAATTACAAGAGTGGACTCTGAAAGTTTGATTTGCAGTTAGCAGGTCATCATACCAAGTTGGGGCACAACAGAATCTCTTCTTTGCATATGTTAACCTCACAAAAATCTGTATGATAGGATCTTGGTTTGGATCTCATATTATGTCACTGCCAACCAAATAACCAACTAATACTCCCTTTGAATTGGCTGAATTGTACCTTCAGATGGTTTTCTGAGTATGCAGTGAGCTAATGGGTTCATTTGACATAGTTGGATATATAATTCTGCAACCTTTCGAAGAGCTGTTTATTCAGCTTGTCGCCTCTTTGATTCCCTCGAACCAACTTCCATTCAGTGAGTTTCAATGATGTATCAGCTAACATTTGGTTACTACAGCCTATCTAGTCTCCATCAAGTTCAGGAATATTTGCTCAGATAACAAGGACAATTAGCCAAGCCAGCATTCTCTTGCTGGCTGTCTGAACAAATGCTCCGTTTGGTTGGCTATCTCAGTATCTCCCTATGCTTTGTCTTCAATCGACGCATTTCAGAAATGAAATGGGGCTGTGATCACCATAATCAACTATTGCAGAGTCTATTGATACAGTTAGAACTGGAAAGAGCAATCACCTCGTGTCATATGAAAGTACCATGAAGACTCGTATCAATGTGCGCAGTTGATAAAATTGCCTCCATGATCAAATTTGAATGGGTGAAAAAGGTGTGCTAGAATGTCACAACACCATGAAAGACTGATATTGTAAATCAGGGCAAAGGATCAAGTGGTGTGAAAAGGATCGACTCACCAAGTTCGTGAACCATTACAGTGCAGTGCAGGTTCAGAAGCAACCAAACTCCCATGGAAGCGTCCATCTCCATCCAAGGTCAGGTACCTGCAATTTTCACGACTTAAAAGGGAAGGACATTGTGAGCTTACGAAAGCCCTGCAACTCTGGTGCAGCTCATAAGGACATAAACTTATGTAAGAGAATCAGCTGAACCAGAAAACTTGCAGATAACCAAGACTCAAATCAATAAAGAATGGAAGCTTTTACTAATCAATAAGTGTCTATTCTTTCCATCTAGGAGCATAGAAGCCATAAACTAACAACCACTAAAATCCATATCGTCACCAATTGGCAACATAAATGGCAACCTATGGATCCATTTTCCTATGTATATCATCTTTATGCTGGCCAGCTCGACCCTCGCGCTCATCACAGGTTGATTCATCAGCCAGGCACTTATCAATGTCTGCACGCTCAGATGCTTGCATTGATCCTAAATCCCATATATCAGATAGCCCACCAGTAACTCCCACTTCAGGTGCATCATATTGAGCAAGATTACCCCATACCACACCGCTAGAACTAGACATACCAGCACTCACGTCAAAACCCATGCCCCATACCTCGTCTTGCTTAATCATGCTTTCAAATCCCGATGAGAAATCTGGAAAGTTCTTCCTCTCTGCCAGTTCCTCTGGGAAAGAGACAAAGTACTGAGGAGAGAACTCTTGCCCTGGGCTCTCAATGACACTCTTCCCCTTGAATTGAGGATCAGCTCCCAAGCTTGATGACCCCTCTCTGAGCAGATCTCGAGTTTTGAAATAGCCCTGTACAGATGCTACATCATGTGGCGCTGTTGTTTCTCTTGACATGACATCCTCAACTTGAGGCGAAATGATCTGTTCACATAAATCTGTGCCAGTTGAAACTTCAGGGAGATGTTTAGCGTTTTCGACAGGATTCAAAATAGGAAATCCACAAGATGCATCAACAGTCTCCGTGTCATGTCTGTACTTGACTATCTGCCCTTCCGTGGAGGGTGCTGCTTCAACATCCTCTGGCTGATGATGCTTGAGAAACTTCCTCCTCACCCTTGAAGAACCGATTTCTCTCTGCTCCTTCTTTTCCCTCAAACACGCTACAAAGGAGGGGTTTTGAAGCAATTTTGCCATGAATGAAACCATCTGCTTTTGTCTTTGCTCAGCAGCTTGAAGTCTCTCATTCACTGCTGCTGCATGATGAGCTGTGCCACGGTGCTGCTGCTGCAGTTCAACTACCTCCTGCATCAACATACTCTTCTCCTTCCTTAACATTTCAACTTCAATTTCCAACCCAGGTTTCGCCGCTTCACTGGAAGGTCCAAAGTAGCTTCCGATCTGCTGTGTCTGAGGCGACTTGCGTCTCTGCATGTTCTTTAGAAGTTGCCTCTTCCCTCTCTGAAAAGCTTCATTAGCAAACTCCCATCTATCAGTGTCAATCTTGCGGAACCCCTGACCACATCATATGAAAATTCAAGAATGAATAGGGAATGGAATGTGTAAAAATcaccaaaagacaaaaaggataTAGTATAGTCTGTAAGTCTAGCATGTATCATTCATCAACACAAGCCGAAACGAACAGTCTTCCTAAACAGGAGAAGCTGCACTGTGGTACATTGAAAATCTTTTAGCTGCATAATCTGCGTAAGGAATAAAATGGAACACATCATGGGAACCTATACATTGACTGGTCACCAACAATATACCAAAACCTGAGAATTTCTACCTGCAGGAGAAGAATGAAATCCCAGTTGTGGAGAAAACTTGTAGGGGGCATTCTTTCATCATGATGAGCGAAGAAAGAAGCTTATTACAAAGTTTCATGTCTAGAGGCACCTAAAACTAGCAGCAAACCCGAGGGGCGAAGTCTGAAGGAAATACAATCAAATGACACAGCATGTCGACAACATTACAAGAATTGCTAAAcatagaaaagagaagaaaagaactaACATCCAGAGGATTAAATAATTAGAAACATATGCGAACACATTACTCATTAATTTCAAAAGTCGTTTACAAGCTCTCATTAGAGAATACACCATCAAGAATGCCTCCATTATGCCTCCATTATACAGTGGAACTACAATTACGTCAATCTTCGCGGAACTGATATACAACAAAGTCGAGCAGGAAACAAAGGCAAAGGCACAGCGGCgcagcaaaaataaaaaagaaatacatcaaaatacaaaagcaaaaaaaggcagaggaaaaaaaaaacatctacaAAAAGAGAACAGCAGCCAATAGAGGCCGTGTTCCAGCAAATACCCACGTAAGTATTTAGCTGCCGAACAAAGCTGGAAAAATTGTTGTGCTTGAAATTCCGTGGGAGTATAATCCTGGCAAATTCAACGGGGTCCCAAACCACGAAGCTCTGGCCGCTCGACCCCCATGATATTATCGAATCCAGCGATCGGTCATCGACCAAATCGAAGGTCTTCGAAAGAAAAGGTGGGATTGGAGTACCCTGCAGGCTCTCCAAAGGCTGAGGAGCACCAACAGTAGTCTCCATGTCGCCGCCTCTCACCGGAAGTCCCACCTCCTCTGTTTCTGCTACACTAGTGCTAAATGGAGGCCCGAGAGGAGTTGTTTCGAAAACAGGTTCCGGTTTTAACTCGAACATGTCGAATGACGAGGCGAGGTTCAAAGGAGAGAACGCCTCGAACTCCATGAGAGGTGAAGAAGACCCAGAGAAGCCAATCTTCTCCATATCAAAGAACGACCCAGAAGGCAATGCCTCCGAACCCATCACATACGAAACAGCCGAAGAAGATGACCCAGCACCAGCAGGAGCCTTACCTTTAGCTCTTCCTCGGTCAGAAGAACCAGGAGGAGGTTTCGGGTATCGCTCATCTTCTGGGTTCATCGAATTTTTTCACCCTTTACCCAGTGAGAAGCAGTagcgagaggagagagagtgagggacaAAATGTGCGTGACAGAAGGACAAAAATGGTCGGCGAATGGAGCGTGCGGTGGAGTTTATATGGGTTTGGGGGCTCATGCCGACAAGGTGCTCGGGAAAAATCCCAGGAGAAACAGTAAGGCGGTGGAGGGTCGCTGCGTGGGAATCGACGGCTGAGAGCGACGCATCGCTCCATGGGGCCGGGGAGGGTCGTGGGGCTTCGTCTTTCGCGCGTTGCGTTGCCTCGAATTGatctcagagagagagggagaggagcgCCGACCTTGAGCTGAATCTGGGGAGAGCTTCCTGGTAGTTACGCCCGTTAAGATTTTGTGTTCCTTTTGTCTCTGCTGGTGTTCgtattttaatttcctcttctaGATATTTTTGTGGTGTTGGAGCGAGGTGGGTGCCAGAGAACAGCTGGGGGCCACAGGATAAGATATTTCTGTCCAGGTGggttctttcttttattattagtattattattattattattattattattatttattactttttcgcaattttttcttttttctgatttATTATGAACTTCCACTTGTCCCCTAGAAAGATACCGTTTTGTCGATCGGTCGTATGGACAAGTGTTTTTAAGACACCGGATGAACTTACTGCAAAAAGTTCATTAATTTTACAAACTAATTACGCACTTTAATGAGCGTCGATATCACCAAAAGTTCTAAATCAATACACTTGTAtcatatttatctcaaactaattatCATTCCACAAAAAAATTCCGAGTCGATACAAATTATGTCACATTTACCCTCGAACGAATTTTTCGTCTCATTGATTATAAGatcgtgtgatcagaaataaccgacggtATTGTCAAACTGTTAGGCTCACAGCTCCTCATAATATTAGGGTGCATGTAATTCGTCGAAAATAAATAAtgtagaaaataatttcttaaagaaaTGAACGCTTATACCGCTTAAAATAACAAATtgatgcaaaatattttcatcgttaaTGACAATTTACATCTAAACACTTTTGTGGGCGATGTAATTTTTCTCGCCCATTGGTTTCTttaggaaaaagtacactagaaatgtcataacttgtgtacagtgttcacttgaatgccataactttcaaaacgttcacttaagtaccataacttttaaaaatcgttcacttgagtgctacttcggagcaaaatcgttcacttgagtgttacagtaacttttccggcatgccacgtcgcctttccggcgtgctacagtaacttttccggcatctacagtaacttttccgatcgCCACATCGGCTTTTTCGGctgccatgtcaacatggcactcaagtgaacgatttttaaaagttatggcttttaaatgaacgttttgaaagttatggcactcaagtgaacgccgtacaaaagttatgcgACTTATAATGTACTTTTCTCGTTTCTTTAAGTAGTACAGGCGATAAtctttagaaaaaatattttataaattatctatttttcgtaaaatgaagaaactttattatttaaaaaaaattgtaaagttgaaaacattttcacgttttccTACTATGATTAGGGGAACGCTTGGCGAAGAAGGAAGCGGGCTGGCCAATGAGAGAGGAGGCCATTTCCAAGTTGGAAACGTGTGACGGGAAACGAGGGGCGGTCAAGGATACTTGATTACCGCCCTCAGCCAATGGGGGCGCGGGCTCGTACGCAGCCTTACGTCAGCAACAAACCACGTTATCCCGCACCCTGTTTAGGAGCAAAGGACTCGGTTTTCGTCTTTTTCTAAACTAATCATAGAAAGTACGTGAGGATGGACCGCGATCACAACCCTCCCGCGGTTGAAAAGGGCAGAAAAgattcgtttgtttcgcggaagaAATTGAATGATATTGACATCACAATAACTTGTACTCTctcaaaataattaatcgataaaaagtattttcatcatcgacggTAATTTATATTTGTACATTCCCatgaattgagaaaaatattttttagtcgTTCGTATATATATAaacgatataagcaatcattttttataaataaattatttattttttgctaaagaAATACACCTTAGGTATCCGGAAGAACGTCCGGCGTGACGAACCTCTTTAATGGCTCCGTGCGATAAAGTTTGACCATGATATTGATGTCGCATTGTGAGTTTTCACTGCGGGTTTGCGATATATTTCCGTGTTTAGTCATAATAATTTCGATTGCGGTGATTGCAATATCCACCGACATTGGGGCCATGTGACGCCTATTGTTGTGACTACATTAGTAAATCTCAAAATACTCGCGTTTTATTTCCTCTGTCGATGTTAGATAATGTTGATGTGATTGCATAGTTAATAAAATGCCATTCGTTGATCGTTGgataattatttaaatataagcattcttttatgactaaattcatATCAAACTTGGCAATGCATAGATCAGTAATAAATATGTTGAGAAACGATACGAGAAACTATAACATCTTCCTTGTAGGTAAACCTATATAATTCTCAAGTCTCGTCCGTAGTACCAAAATTAGCACGATTAtcgattaatttatttaatattgaATATGATCATCCGCATTTGGATAATTAATTACCAGTTTCTTATGAATTAATAATCATCtcagttattttttaattagtGTTGGTTGTTAATATATTATTTCGAAAACTTTATATGTAAACATTACCTTTGCATATTATTGAAAGATATAATGATACCAATGATATTTGAACTCTTACCCGAAAACCAAAATCGCCTGttacttatatttttttaaagttaatcCTTCCATTAACTTTAACAAttggggtttttttccaatttgatttttttaaaataaatatttacgaaattatttcaaaaaaaatatttacgagtttgggcctcgctcgacaacccaaccgccgagcaagcCAAGCTGGGCCCCCCCAGATTCTGAGCggcccatttttttaaaaattttattttttaagtgttttaattatttatacttataatatttagtttatttcttattttttaaacatgtttatatttattttatttataaattttttcttgtgaagcttatctttataacataattagcaatagttaatgtaaaaatttattaagatctataattaataaataatctA is a genomic window containing:
- the LOC115735168 gene encoding heat stress transcription factor A-3 isoform X2; amino-acid sequence: MNPEDERYPKPPPGSSDRGRAKGKAPAGAGSSSSAVSYVMGSEALPSGSFFDMEKIGFSGSSSPLMEFEAFSPLNLASSFDMFELKPEPVFETTPLGPPFSTSVAETEEVGLPVRGGDMETTVGAPQPLESLQGTPIPPFLSKTFDLVDDRSLDSIISWGSSGQSFVVWDPVEFARIILPRNFKHNNFSSFVRQLNTYGFRKIDTDRWEFANEAFQRGKRQLLKNMQRRKSPQTQQIGSYFGPSSEAAKPGLEIEVEMLRKEKSMLMQEVVELQQQHRGTAHHAAAVNERLQAAEQRQKQMVSFMAKLLQNPSFVACLREKKEQREIGSSRVRRKFLKHHQPEDVEAAPSTEGQIVKYRHDTETVDASCGFPILNPVENAKHLPEVSTGTDLCEQIISPQVEDVMSRETTAPHDVASVQGYFKTRDLLREGSSSLGADPQFKGKSVIESPGQEFSPQYFVSFPEELAERKNFPDFSSGFESMIKQDEVPDLGWRWTLPWEFGCF
- the LOC115735168 gene encoding heat stress transcription factor A-3 isoform X1 — its product is MNPEDERYPKPPPGSSDRGRAKGKAPAGAGSSSSAVSYVMGSEALPSGSFFDMEKIGFSGSSSPLMEFEAFSPLNLASSFDMFELKPEPVFETTPLGPPFSTSVAETEEVGLPVRGGDMETTVGAPQPLESLQGTPIPPFLSKTFDLVDDRSLDSIISWGSSGQSFVVWDPVEFARIILPRNFKHNNFSSFVRQLNTYGFRKIDTDRWEFANEAFQRGKRQLLKNMQRRKSPQTQQIGSYFGPSSEAAKPGLEIEVEMLRKEKSMLMQEVVELQQQHRGTAHHAAAVNERLQAAEQRQKQMVSFMAKLLQNPSFVACLREKKEQREIGSSRVRRKFLKHHQPEDVEAAPSTEGQIVKYRHDTETVDASCGFPILNPVENAKHLPEVSTGTDLCEQIISPQVEDVMSRETTAPHDVASVQGYFKTRDLLREGSSSLGADPQFKGKSVIESPGQEFSPQYFVSFPEELAERKNFPDFSSGFESMIKQDEVWGMGFDVSAGMSSSSGVVWGNLAQYDAPEVGVTGGLSDIWDLGSMQASERADIDKCLADESTCDEREGRAGQHKDDIHRKMDP